The nucleotide sequence ACGCCTATGCGACACCAGTCTGATTCTGGCATTCCGATAAATACTCCGCCATAAATATTGCCATTTTCCTGTTTGGACACCCTTACGAGATTTATAAATGCGGAAATCGTATCTCCTGTCCATATCCTGATATCTGCTCTGTAGATAGCTCCGTTCACAAGTTCTTCCTGACAGAAAAATCCGATTCCGGCTCTTGAAATATCAAGTATCTCTACAGGAATTAACTTTGCATTCTCACCATCTGCTCTTGTCATCTCAACTCTGATATCAAGATCCATCCTCTTTGTTTTTCTTCTTTCAGCTCCTTCTGACATAAATTAATCCTCTCTTAAAAACTGCGGTAAAGCTGATACTGCAATCCGCTCCTGTTCCTTAACCTGAATAATCGGTTAAAAATATAGATTCCTGCAATTTACAATTCAAAAAATTTACCTTTTCCATAATTTTATCATATATTGTGTTTTTTGTATTTATTTTTAATTACTTATGTAAAAATCTGCTTTATACTGTCATAGTGCAAAAACTGTCCTTTTTCAGCCTGTGCCCTTATTTCATCAAGACCGACTATTGCAAATCCGTTTGTTTCTTCTTCCTGTGCATTTACGTCTGCTTCCGAAAAATCCATTTCAAAGCTGTAGACATCAACAAAGTAATTGTTCTTTTCTTCCGGATTTACTCTTTTATAAGTAAAAACATATCCGCCATCAGCAGAACTAACATCAATTCCGGTTTCTTCGAGTATTTCGCGTTTCACAGCTTCCTCTGAACTTTCCCCGGCTCTTACCCCGCCGCCCGGAATTTCCCAGGCACCCGGTGCCCATTCTTTATCCATGGCTCTTTTGGTTATAAGATATTTTCCATCTTTTCTCTTTACTGCTCCAAGAACTGTCAGATGGAAATCTCCCTCTTTCATATTCCAGTCGTTGCGTTTCATGGTTCTTCCTGTGAGTTTCTTGTCCTCGTCATAAATATCCCAAAATTCCATTCTGACAATCTCTCCTTAATCTGTCTTAATAATCAGTCTGTCAACGGAATTACTATCTCAAAAAGTGTTTTCCATTCAGATTCAGTATCTTCAACAATTCTGACTCTTCCGGAATGAGCTTCTACTATTTTTTTTACGATCGAAAGTCCAAGTCCGGTACCCTTACCGCCTCTTGCCTCATCACCAATAATAAAAGGATCGAATATATTTTTTCTCAATTTTTTTGAAATGCCTTTTCCATTGTCACCAAGTTTTATTATAACATTTTTTTCGTCAGACGAAATAGCTGCATATATTTTTGTATGTTTTTCATTATGTTTCACAGAATTTGCAATTATATTTTCAAAGGAACGCTGAAGCTGTATTTTGTCAAATAAAGCATAAAACTCCGCATCTTCCGGAATATCAAATTCAAGTTCATAGCCCTGATCCTCAAGCTC is from Lachnospiraceae bacterium C1.1 and encodes:
- a CDS encoding PilZ domain-containing protein, whose amino-acid sequence is MSEGAERRKTKRMDLDIRVEMTRADGENAKLIPVEILDISRAGIGFFCQEELVNGAIYRADIRIWTGDTISAFINLVRVSKQENGNIYGGVFIGMPESDWCRIGVYETYREYDIHNDRINKENKEN
- a CDS encoding NUDIX hydrolase — translated: MEFWDIYDEDKKLTGRTMKRNDWNMKEGDFHLTVLGAVKRKDGKYLITKRAMDKEWAPGAWEIPGGGVRAGESSEEAVKREILEETGIDVSSADGGYVFTYKRVNPEEKNNYFVDVYSFEMDFSEADVNAQEEETNGFAIVGLDEIRAQAEKGQFLHYDSIKQIFT